The Candidatus Latescibacter sp. genomic interval ATTTATTGCAGGAACAACTTGGGATTGGAATGGGAAATTAGCAACAAAAACTTCTAATGAGTTGCTATTAATTCCAAACTTCAAATAGCAAAATTTTGTTCCATCAGGAGAAAAACTAGCACACCAATGCTGAGAAGTCAATTCCGGGAAAACAGGCATAGATACTTCTGATAATGTATTATAAGTATATATTTCCCTTTGCCCGTAATCAGATTTTAAAAAATTTGTATAAAGTATCCATTCTCCATCTGGAGAGCAGTCAGGGTACCACTGATGATATACTTCATGGGAAGTAAGCTGTTCGCGTTCCCCACCCATAACAGGGATTTTAAAAAGACCCAATGAATGACCACCATTATCAGTAAAATAATTCATCGTTGTAATAATATATTTATCGTCAGGGGTGAAACAAGAAAGAGTGTATCTATTGGGACCATAGAGAACTACTTCAGTAGCTCCATCCGCTAAAAACCGGGTTTTGTTATTTACAGTATCTAACACATACCAATCAGCAGTCCCCAATTCTTGATAAGCAAGATATCGGCCGTTATGACTCCATGCTGTGTGAACTGCGTTATCAAGAATCAGAGAATATTCTCCAGTATATATATTTATTTTTGCCAATATATTTGTCAACAAATTCCAGCTATTATCATATATGGAATGATGGTCGAAACATATTTCTTTTGAATCAGCAGTAAAACTAGGAAAACCGCATGATTCATTAATATTTGCAGTAATGTTTATGGGTGCACCACCCGTGGAGGGAACATA includes:
- a CDS encoding FlgD immunoglobulin-like domain containing protein; the protein is MFRSKYFAGILLIGSLCFFGNLSSASDFGTQLTYDRGSKFFTDWSPDGKWIAYGRSGDIWYVPSTGGAPINITANINESCGFPSFTADSKEICFDHHSIYDNSWNLLTNILAKINIYTGEYSLILDNAVHTAWSHNGRYLAYQELGTADWYVLDTVNNKTRFLADGATEVVLYGPNRYTLSCFTPDDKYIITTMNYFTDNGGHSLGLFKIPVMGGEREQLTSHEVYHQWYPDCSPDGEWILYTNFLKSDYGQREIYTYNTLSEVSMPVFPELTSQHWCASFSPDGTKFCYLKFGINSNSLEVFVANFPFQSQVVPAINKLIEEVNELVASWDLDKGIGNALISKLNESVKAINKGNSNSAINQLEAFINQVEALRGKKLSTDQANEYIGTIRKVINVLSKQAELAKINVPANKSAKKEIVIADPYSLKQNSPNPFNPSTTISFTVSSVNNETVLLNIYDIRGSLIRNLIYESKAPGVYSVVWDGKDGSGGKVSAGIYFCRMQAGQFSKTNKMILMK